The Leucobacter rhizosphaerae genome includes a region encoding these proteins:
- a CDS encoding MFS transporter: MHDSAPQKLPFEVWALVAGGFTVALGYGVVAPAIPQFALEFGVSAFAASAIVSAFALMRLLSAPLAGWIVGRFGERRTYSTGILIVALSTGAAALAMDYTQFVILRGLGGVGSTMFTVAATALLIKVSPPLARGRVASLNAAGFLLGGLLGPVFGGIVASFGLRAPFVFYFITLVAAATVVAVALRRSQMAKVIAGSPDAREAISLAQALGVSQYRSLLASVFTFGWASYGVRVSVIPIFVAVALGGDAAVAAWVLAAYAAGNAVLIFPSGRWNDTVGRKPMLVIGMFVLAATYLVFPASPSVWVAIGVMFVAGAGSALVNPGQQAVLADVVGLRRGGNVVAAYSMTSDLGGVLGPLIAGAIVDAAGFGWAFGVTAAILALAGVAWLIVPDSRRLQRPSADADG; encoded by the coding sequence GTGCACGACTCCGCTCCCCAGAAGCTTCCCTTCGAGGTCTGGGCGCTCGTCGCAGGCGGGTTCACGGTGGCACTGGGGTACGGGGTCGTCGCGCCCGCCATTCCGCAGTTCGCGCTCGAGTTCGGCGTCAGCGCCTTCGCCGCATCCGCGATCGTCAGCGCCTTCGCTCTGATGCGATTGCTCTCCGCACCGCTGGCGGGCTGGATCGTCGGCCGGTTCGGCGAGCGGCGGACCTACAGCACCGGGATCCTCATCGTGGCGCTCTCGACCGGCGCGGCCGCGCTCGCGATGGACTACACGCAGTTCGTCATCCTCCGCGGCCTCGGCGGCGTCGGCTCCACCATGTTCACCGTCGCCGCGACGGCGCTGCTCATCAAGGTGAGCCCGCCCCTCGCTCGCGGCCGCGTCGCCAGCTTGAACGCCGCGGGATTCCTCCTCGGCGGGCTGCTCGGACCGGTGTTCGGCGGCATCGTGGCGTCGTTCGGTCTCCGTGCGCCGTTCGTCTTCTACTTCATCACCCTCGTCGCCGCTGCGACCGTGGTGGCGGTCGCGCTGCGCCGGTCCCAGATGGCGAAGGTCATCGCGGGATCGCCGGATGCTCGGGAGGCGATCTCGCTCGCTCAGGCGCTCGGCGTCTCCCAGTACCGCTCACTCCTCGCGTCGGTCTTCACCTTCGGCTGGGCCTCATACGGCGTCCGCGTCTCGGTCATCCCGATCTTCGTCGCGGTGGCGCTCGGCGGAGACGCGGCGGTCGCGGCCTGGGTGCTCGCGGCCTACGCCGCGGGCAACGCCGTGCTGATCTTCCCGTCCGGGCGCTGGAACGACACGGTGGGTCGCAAGCCCATGCTCGTGATCGGGATGTTCGTCCTCGCGGCGACGTACCTGGTGTTCCCGGCTTCGCCATCGGTGTGGGTCGCCATCGGGGTGATGTTCGTCGCCGGAGCGGGATCCGCACTCGTGAACCCCGGGCAGCAGGCCGTACTCGCAGACGTGGTGGGATTGCGCCGCGGCGGCAACGTCGTCGCGGCCTACTCGATGACGAGCGACCTCGGCGGGGTGCTCGGCCCGCTGATCGCCGGAGCGATCGTCGACGCCGCCGGATTCGGCTGGGCCTTCGGGGTCACCGCGGCGATCCTGGCGCTCGCGGGCGTGGCATGGCTCATCGTCCCCGATTCCCGTCGGCTGCAGCGCCCATCCGCTGACGCCGACGGCTGA
- a CDS encoding class II histone deacetylase produces the protein MTDQTTRTGYLWNTLYGWVDTGSGGLAPSSVAAGLQPISHHVAHPDTKRRLHELVVASGLIEHLHELSASPASRADVLRVHDAAHVDRIIAEGAQPKGGDAGDGVSPFGQGGDAIAFLAAGGAIEATRAVVSGEVDRAYALINPPGHHAERALGRGFCIFNNTAVAAAYALEELGLERVAIVDWDVHHGNGAQDIFWESPQVLNISLHQNRCFPSDSGFRDENGGGEGAGRSVNIPLPPGGGNAVYEYALEQVVIPALEAFEPQLILVPCGFDAAIMDPLARMMVRADGFRRLTRLITDAAERICDGRIVFLQEGGYSPYYVPCCGLGVIEELAGVTTGIADAYEPIVGAMGGDELLAHEREAVDAAGALLPGITAAR, from the coding sequence ATGACCGACCAGACCACGCGCACCGGATATCTGTGGAACACCCTCTACGGCTGGGTCGATACCGGCTCCGGCGGCCTCGCCCCGTCGAGTGTCGCGGCCGGATTGCAACCCATCTCGCACCACGTGGCGCACCCCGATACGAAGCGCCGGCTTCATGAGCTCGTCGTCGCCTCCGGGCTGATCGAGCACCTGCACGAGCTCTCGGCGAGCCCGGCCAGCCGTGCTGATGTACTGCGCGTGCACGACGCGGCCCACGTCGACCGGATCATCGCGGAGGGTGCGCAGCCGAAGGGCGGCGACGCCGGCGACGGAGTGTCTCCGTTCGGTCAGGGCGGTGACGCGATCGCCTTCCTCGCCGCGGGCGGGGCGATCGAGGCGACGCGAGCGGTGGTGAGCGGAGAGGTCGACCGGGCCTACGCGCTGATCAACCCGCCGGGGCACCACGCCGAGCGCGCCCTCGGCCGCGGCTTCTGCATCTTCAACAACACGGCCGTCGCCGCTGCGTACGCGCTCGAGGAGCTCGGATTGGAGCGGGTCGCCATCGTGGACTGGGATGTGCACCACGGCAATGGCGCGCAGGACATCTTCTGGGAGTCGCCGCAGGTCCTGAACATCTCGCTCCACCAGAATCGCTGCTTCCCGTCCGATTCGGGGTTCCGCGACGAGAACGGCGGCGGCGAGGGCGCGGGTCGATCGGTGAACATCCCGCTGCCTCCCGGAGGTGGGAACGCGGTGTACGAGTACGCCCTGGAGCAGGTCGTGATCCCCGCACTCGAGGCCTTCGAGCCGCAGCTGATCCTGGTGCCCTGCGGATTCGACGCGGCGATCATGGATCCGCTCGCGCGCATGATGGTACGCGCCGATGGGTTCCGGCGGCTCACCCGGCTCATCACGGACGCCGCCGAGCGCATCTGCGACGGGCGGATCGTGTTCCTGCAGGAGGGCGGCTACAGCCCGTACTACGTTCCGTGCTGCGGGCTCGGGGTCATCGAGGAGCTCGCCGGGGTCACGACCGGGATCGCGGACGCGTACGAGCCGATCGTCGGAGCGATGGGCGGGGACGAACTGCTCGCGCACGAGCGAGAGGCGGTGGACGCCGCCGGAGCACTGCTACCGGGGATCACCGCCGCGCGCTGA
- a CDS encoding helix-turn-helix transcriptional regulator translates to MSLATFAPQPGRLSDVTSAAVAELHRVLPFDAMQLLRHDPRRAAVGEALRVGYSPGAAWALQHLFVEKYRVGFTETLSPNDGLPPAISSVRSEFRDDFIASPIFRDHLQRQGYRDGISMELFLRGEYVGIAHFSSTRATGFPEESRRAASAVRGLLAALILDAPVARHAATSTATPGILPGTTGDPDARWLVLPDRGTSPGEPPTGPPLVRTERFSAHLAQFRRSGLDVIRHLWLEGPTLYRIDLRTIPGGDEVAVGMSPAHPDHYSRLTVQELRVLTLLCTGLDDATIAQRLHLSRRTVESHVANARRKLGAKNRVEAVVRTMTTASTLPDPIGCPVDALWPDAGSARGGDPR, encoded by the coding sequence ATGTCTCTCGCCACGTTCGCCCCGCAGCCGGGTCGGCTGAGCGATGTGACGAGCGCCGCGGTCGCCGAGTTGCACCGGGTGCTGCCGTTCGACGCCATGCAGCTCCTCCGGCACGATCCCCGGCGAGCGGCCGTCGGAGAGGCGCTCCGGGTCGGCTACTCCCCTGGCGCGGCCTGGGCCCTGCAGCACCTCTTCGTCGAGAAGTACCGCGTGGGCTTCACCGAGACGCTGAGCCCCAACGACGGCCTGCCGCCGGCGATCAGCTCGGTGCGATCCGAGTTCCGCGACGACTTCATCGCCTCCCCCATCTTCCGCGACCATCTGCAGCGGCAGGGCTACCGGGACGGGATCAGTATGGAGCTCTTCCTGCGCGGCGAGTACGTCGGCATCGCCCACTTCTCGTCGACGCGCGCGACCGGGTTCCCCGAGGAATCCCGGCGGGCCGCCTCCGCGGTGCGGGGGTTGCTCGCCGCGCTGATCCTGGACGCCCCCGTGGCACGTCACGCGGCCACCTCAACCGCGACACCGGGAATTCTGCCGGGAACCACCGGAGACCCGGACGCGCGGTGGCTCGTCCTGCCCGATCGCGGCACGTCTCCGGGAGAGCCGCCGACAGGTCCTCCCCTCGTGCGCACTGAGCGATTCAGCGCGCACCTCGCGCAGTTCCGCCGTTCCGGCCTCGACGTCATCCGACATCTCTGGCTCGAGGGGCCGACCCTGTACCGGATCGACCTGCGCACGATTCCGGGCGGCGACGAGGTGGCCGTCGGCATGTCTCCCGCGCACCCCGACCACTACTCCCGGCTCACGGTGCAGGAGCTGCGGGTGCTGACGCTCCTGTGCACCGGACTCGACGACGCGACGATCGCGCAGCGTCTCCACCTGAGCCGGCGGACCGTCGAGAGCCACGTCGCGAATGCGCGGCGCAAGCTGGGGGCGAAGAACCGGGTCGAGGCGGTGGTCCGCACGATGACCACCGCCTCGACCCTTCCCGATCCGATCGGGTGCCCTGTCGACGCGCTCTGGCCCGATGCGGGATCAGCGCGCGGCGGTGATCCCCGGTAG
- a CDS encoding DUF2277 domain-containing protein — MCRNIRVLHNFDPPTTDDEIREAALQFVRKVSGSTHPSRANTPAFDRAIDEIALATRRLLDDLVTTAPPKSREREAEKGRERHEKRMEREVRMRTATP; from the coding sequence ATGTGCCGAAACATCCGAGTGCTCCACAACTTCGACCCGCCGACCACCGATGACGAGATCCGCGAGGCCGCGCTCCAGTTCGTCCGCAAGGTCAGCGGTTCGACCCACCCGTCGCGCGCGAACACCCCCGCGTTCGACCGCGCGATCGACGAGATCGCCCTCGCGACCCGTCGACTCCTCGACGATCTCGTGACGACCGCGCCGCCGAAATCCCGGGAGCGGGAAGCCGAGAAGGGTCGCGAGCGGCACGAGAAGCGGATGGAGCGCGAGGTCCGCATGCGCACCGCGACCCCCTGA
- a CDS encoding addiction module protein — MTPDVAQVIREGLTLDADQRAQVVQALLDSLREDAQDRNTVEEWRSEILLRLGEIRTNAVEAVNADEHYARLRASLSA; from the coding sequence ATGACCCCGGATGTGGCACAGGTTATTCGCGAGGGCCTCACTCTCGATGCGGATCAGCGCGCCCAAGTGGTGCAGGCTCTGTTGGATAGCCTCCGGGAAGATGCCCAGGATCGAAACACGGTTGAGGAGTGGCGGTCAGAGATCCTCCTCCGGCTCGGGGAGATCCGGACGAACGCTGTCGAGGCGGTGAACGCCGACGAGCATTATGCACGCTTGCGCGCCTCACTGTCGGCATGA
- a CDS encoding HhH-GPD-type base excision DNA repair protein: MSLHLTDDPAADELLTADPLALLIGMLLDQQVAMEVAFAGPLKIEQRIGALDARTIAETDPEDFAAAFKQTPAVHRFPGSMAARVQALCQALLDDWQGRAETLWTEGDPDGATVLKRLRSLPGFGEQKAKIFLALLGKQCGFTGAGWREAAGAYGEEGSFRSVADITSPESLLRVRETKRAAKAAAKAK, from the coding sequence ATGAGCCTCCACCTGACCGACGATCCCGCAGCCGACGAGCTGTTGACCGCCGACCCGCTCGCCCTCCTCATCGGCATGCTGCTCGATCAGCAGGTCGCGATGGAGGTCGCGTTTGCCGGGCCGCTCAAGATCGAGCAGCGGATCGGTGCGCTCGATGCGCGTACCATCGCGGAGACGGATCCCGAGGACTTCGCCGCTGCGTTCAAGCAGACGCCGGCGGTGCACCGCTTCCCCGGGTCGATGGCCGCCCGGGTGCAGGCGCTGTGCCAGGCGCTGCTCGATGACTGGCAGGGACGCGCTGAGACCCTCTGGACAGAGGGCGACCCCGACGGAGCAACCGTGCTGAAGCGGCTCCGATCGCTGCCCGGGTTCGGCGAGCAGAAGGCGAAGATCTTCCTCGCGCTGCTCGGCAAGCAGTGCGGCTTCACCGGTGCGGGCTGGCGCGAAGCGGCGGGCGCCTATGGCGAGGAGGGATCGTTCCGGAGTGTCGCGGACATCACGTCTCCCGAGTCGCTCCTGCGAGTGCGGGAGACGAAGCGCGCTGCGAAGGCCGCCGCGAAGGCGAAGTAG
- a CDS encoding LysE family translocator has translation MVSVENMVAFGIAAFVLIIIPGPSVLFTIGRTLALGRIGGLLSVLGNTLAALAIVLAVAFGIGALVASSVVLFTVIKFGGAAYLVYLGVQAIRHRNRAVETTAAPVRLSGRRQVLQGFLVGVTNPKSIAFFVAVLPQFVTPGAGSVPLQIIELGLIFVVLAAVCDTVWALIASAARGWFGKSPKRMAAMSATGGGFLVVLGGVLAFSGQRQPSL, from the coding sequence ATGGTGTCCGTGGAGAACATGGTGGCGTTCGGGATCGCCGCGTTTGTGCTGATCATCATCCCGGGGCCGAGTGTGCTCTTCACGATCGGCCGCACGCTCGCGCTCGGTCGCATCGGCGGGCTGCTCAGCGTGCTCGGCAACACGCTCGCGGCCCTGGCCATCGTGCTCGCCGTCGCATTCGGGATCGGGGCCCTCGTCGCGTCGTCCGTGGTGCTCTTCACGGTGATCAAGTTCGGCGGTGCCGCGTACCTCGTCTACCTCGGGGTGCAGGCGATCCGGCACCGCAACCGGGCGGTCGAGACGACCGCGGCCCCGGTGCGACTCTCCGGTCGGCGGCAGGTGCTGCAGGGGTTCCTGGTGGGCGTCACCAACCCGAAGTCGATCGCGTTCTTCGTCGCCGTGCTGCCGCAGTTCGTGACCCCGGGTGCGGGATCGGTGCCCCTCCAGATCATCGAGCTCGGCCTGATCTTCGTGGTGCTCGCCGCCGTGTGCGACACGGTCTGGGCGCTCATTGCGAGCGCAGCGCGGGGATGGTTCGGGAAGTCGCCGAAGCGTATGGCCGCGATGAGCGCGACGGGCGGGGGATTCCTCGTCGTGCTGGGCGGGGTCCTCGCGTTCTCGGGTCAGCGTCAGCCGAGCCTGTAA
- a CDS encoding globin has product MTDEPQSAPRLTLRSGATGSAVTDTVWAQVGGTETFERIVRVFYDGVREDPVLAPMYPDADWEGAIWRLRTFLEQYWGGPTTYSEQRGHPRLRMRHAAFHVNPDARDRWLLHMNAALDAVALPPMHDAAFRDYVDRAAQAMVNRLD; this is encoded by the coding sequence GTGACCGACGAGCCGCAGTCCGCGCCCCGACTCACCCTGCGCTCCGGCGCCACCGGGAGCGCCGTCACGGACACCGTGTGGGCGCAGGTCGGCGGCACGGAGACGTTCGAGCGCATCGTGCGGGTGTTCTACGACGGGGTTCGCGAGGATCCCGTGCTCGCACCGATGTACCCCGACGCCGACTGGGAGGGCGCCATCTGGCGATTGCGCACGTTCCTGGAGCAGTACTGGGGCGGCCCGACGACGTACTCGGAGCAGCGCGGGCACCCGCGGCTGCGCATGCGCCACGCCGCATTCCACGTCAATCCCGACGCCCGCGACCGCTGGCTCCTGCACATGAACGCCGCCCTCGACGCAGTTGCGCTGCCTCCGATGCACGACGCCGCGTTCCGCGACTACGTCGATCGTGCGGCGCAGGCGATGGTGAACCGACTCGACTGA
- a CDS encoding mechanosensitive ion channel family protein, with translation MDGVGEVVQGTVGSFYTTYATPINIALIVIGAILLNWLLRRLLMRTVTQVVRGVKRAQDVDTTSEMQAAPYVNARAVQRTRTLGTVGRAVITWTVVVIALILILSQLNVNLAALLTSAGIVAAGLAFGAQNIVKDLLNGIFMVFEDQLGVGDVVTIDQVSGTVEDVGIRVTQVRALDGTLWFIRNGEILTLGNSSQGWGRALIDVTVDANQDLAHVTEVTLDAARTLLRSDKYARKVTGEPEMMGLESVFGDRATLRLAVRTRPEAQWEIQRAIRAEIRRKFREHDIKLADELPKGPGGTK, from the coding sequence ATGGACGGCGTCGGAGAGGTCGTGCAGGGCACGGTGGGGTCGTTCTACACGACCTACGCCACACCCATCAACATCGCGCTCATCGTGATCGGCGCGATCCTGCTCAACTGGCTCCTGCGCCGTCTCCTGATGCGCACGGTCACCCAGGTGGTCCGCGGCGTGAAGCGCGCGCAGGACGTCGACACGACCTCCGAGATGCAGGCGGCACCCTACGTCAACGCCCGTGCCGTGCAGCGAACTCGCACCCTCGGCACCGTCGGCCGCGCCGTGATCACCTGGACCGTGGTCGTGATCGCGCTGATCCTGATCCTCAGCCAGCTCAACGTGAACCTCGCCGCGCTCCTGACGTCCGCGGGCATCGTTGCGGCCGGCCTGGCCTTCGGCGCGCAGAACATCGTCAAGGATCTCCTCAACGGCATCTTCATGGTGTTCGAGGACCAGCTGGGGGTCGGCGACGTCGTCACCATCGATCAGGTGAGCGGAACGGTCGAGGACGTCGGGATCCGGGTCACCCAGGTGCGGGCGCTCGACGGCACGCTCTGGTTCATCAGGAACGGCGAGATCCTCACGCTCGGCAACTCCTCGCAGGGATGGGGTCGAGCCCTCATCGATGTCACCGTCGATGCGAACCAGGATCTCGCCCACGTCACCGAGGTCACCCTGGATGCGGCGCGCACCCTGCTCCGCTCCGACAAGTACGCCCGCAAGGTCACGGGCGAACCGGAGATGATGGGGCTCGAGAGCGTGTTCGGGGATCGCGCGACACTGCGCCTCGCCGTGCGGACGCGACCGGAGGCGCAGTGGGAGATCCAGCGCGCGATCCGGGCCGAGATCCGCCGCAAGTTCCGCGAGCACGACATCAAACTGGCGGACGAGCTCCCCAAAGGACCTGGAGGCACCAAGTGA
- the pepN gene encoding aminopeptidase N yields MPGTNLTRAEAQERAAIVDVQSYEIALDLTTGADTFRASTTVSFTATPGAQTFIDLIADSVDSLELNGATVDPSVAFADSRIALEALQAQNTLRVVSTQRYTNTGEGLHRFVDPADGEVYLYSQFEVPDSRRVFPVFEQPDLKATFQFTVTAPARWKLSSNQPTPTPTPAGDANGEAIATWTFAPTPIMSSYITALIAGPYHEVRSELTSRDGRTIPLGVFCRESLAEYLDADYVFEKTRQGFAFFEEQFDYPYPFDKYDQLFVPEFNAGAMENAGAVTFTEAYVFRSQVTDAMRERRVVTILHELAHMWFGDLVTMRWWNDLWLNESFAEYMSTLATAEATEWTECWTTFVASEKSWAYRQDQLPSTHPIVAEIRDLEDVLVNFDGITYAKGASVLKQLVAWVGREPFMRGVHDYFVKHHHANTELRDLLTELEAQSGRDLSGWSEQWLETAGVNTLRPNFTLDADGRYASFSIDQSAIDEYPTLRPHRIAVGLYEEGDSGLVRAQRIELDIDGPSTDVPELVGVTQPALLILNDDDLTYAKIRLDERSLATVSERLGDVTDSLARSLVWGTLWDATRDAELPASRFIEVVLAHIDRETASTTLRTLLQQLILAASSYVAPERRSATLERVADTLWRLAAAAPAGSDTQFQFVKAFSGIAASDAHLDLVLQLLAGDVELEGLDIDTDLGWELLIALAAGGRTTAAEIEAALADDRTASGEQSAAHARAALPTPVDKDAAWASVFDAAGASNLIVRATGLGFTRVADRSTLEPFVERFFAAVTEVWESRSYAIAEEMIDGFYPSPLANEALAEATRSWLESHASAPAALRRLITEHLAGVTRALAAQRTDAEV; encoded by the coding sequence GTGCCAGGAACAAATCTCACCCGAGCCGAGGCGCAGGAGCGCGCCGCCATCGTCGACGTCCAGAGCTACGAGATCGCCCTCGACCTCACCACCGGTGCCGACACCTTCCGCGCTTCGACGACCGTCAGCTTCACCGCCACGCCCGGCGCGCAGACGTTCATCGACCTCATCGCGGACTCGGTCGACTCTCTCGAGCTGAATGGTGCGACCGTCGACCCCTCGGTCGCGTTCGCCGATTCCCGGATTGCTCTCGAGGCGCTCCAGGCGCAGAACACCCTCCGGGTCGTGTCGACCCAGCGGTACACCAATACGGGCGAGGGTCTGCACCGCTTCGTCGATCCCGCGGACGGCGAGGTCTACCTCTACTCCCAGTTCGAGGTCCCGGATTCGCGTCGGGTCTTCCCGGTCTTCGAGCAGCCGGATCTGAAAGCGACCTTCCAGTTCACCGTGACCGCACCCGCGCGCTGGAAGCTCTCCAGCAACCAGCCGACCCCGACCCCGACGCCGGCGGGCGACGCCAACGGCGAGGCGATCGCCACCTGGACCTTCGCGCCGACGCCCATCATGTCGAGCTACATCACCGCGCTCATCGCGGGCCCCTATCACGAGGTGCGGAGCGAGCTCACCAGCCGAGACGGCCGCACGATCCCGCTCGGCGTCTTCTGCCGCGAGTCCCTCGCCGAGTACCTCGACGCCGACTACGTGTTCGAGAAGACCCGCCAGGGGTTCGCCTTCTTCGAGGAGCAGTTCGACTACCCCTACCCGTTCGACAAGTACGATCAGCTCTTCGTGCCCGAGTTCAACGCCGGCGCGATGGAGAACGCGGGCGCCGTTACCTTCACCGAGGCCTACGTCTTCCGCAGCCAGGTGACCGACGCGATGCGCGAGCGTCGTGTCGTCACGATCCTGCACGAGCTGGCCCACATGTGGTTCGGCGACCTCGTCACCATGCGGTGGTGGAACGACCTCTGGCTCAACGAGTCGTTCGCCGAGTACATGTCGACCCTCGCCACCGCCGAGGCGACCGAGTGGACCGAGTGCTGGACGACCTTCGTCGCCTCCGAGAAGTCGTGGGCGTACCGGCAGGATCAGCTGCCGTCCACCCACCCGATCGTCGCCGAGATCCGCGACCTCGAAGACGTGCTCGTGAACTTCGACGGCATCACGTACGCGAAGGGCGCGTCCGTGCTCAAGCAGCTCGTCGCCTGGGTCGGCCGCGAGCCGTTCATGCGCGGCGTGCACGACTACTTCGTGAAGCACCACCACGCGAACACGGAGCTGCGCGACCTCCTCACCGAACTCGAAGCGCAGAGCGGCCGAGACCTGTCGGGGTGGTCCGAGCAGTGGCTCGAGACCGCGGGCGTGAACACGCTCCGTCCGAACTTCACCCTCGACGCGGACGGCCGATACGCATCCTTCAGCATCGACCAGTCGGCGATCGACGAGTACCCGACGCTGCGCCCGCACCGGATCGCCGTCGGACTGTACGAGGAGGGCGACAGCGGGCTCGTCCGCGCGCAGCGCATCGAACTCGACATCGATGGCCCCTCGACCGACGTGCCGGAGCTCGTCGGCGTCACCCAGCCCGCACTGCTGATCCTGAATGACGACGACCTCACCTACGCCAAGATCCGCCTCGACGAGCGTTCGCTCGCGACGGTATCCGAGCGCCTCGGAGACGTGACCGACTCCCTGGCCCGTTCTCTCGTCTGGGGCACGCTCTGGGACGCGACCCGCGACGCCGAGCTGCCGGCCAGCCGGTTCATCGAGGTGGTGCTCGCGCACATCGACCGGGAGACGGCCTCGACCACCTTGCGCACGCTGCTCCAGCAGCTGATCCTGGCGGCCTCGAGCTACGTCGCCCCCGAGCGCCGATCCGCCACCCTCGAGCGCGTCGCCGACACGCTGTGGCGTCTCGCGGCGGCGGCACCGGCGGGATCCGACACCCAGTTCCAGTTCGTGAAGGCGTTCTCGGGCATCGCCGCGAGCGACGCCCACCTCGATCTCGTGCTCCAGTTGCTCGCCGGAGACGTCGAGCTCGAGGGGCTCGACATCGACACGGACCTCGGGTGGGAGCTCCTCATCGCTCTCGCCGCGGGCGGTCGGACGACGGCCGCGGAGATCGAGGCCGCCCTCGCCGATGACCGCACCGCGAGCGGCGAGCAGTCCGCCGCGCACGCCCGCGCCGCGCTCCCCACGCCCGTGGACAAGGACGCGGCCTGGGCGAGTGTCTTCGATGCGGCGGGTGCGTCCAACCTCATCGTGCGCGCGACCGGACTCGGATTCACCCGCGTCGCGGACCGCTCGACGCTCGAGCCGTTCGTCGAGCGCTTCTTCGCGGCCGTCACCGAGGTGTGGGAGTCGCGCAGCTACGCGATCGCCGAGGAGATGATCGACGGCTTCTACCCCTCACCGCTCGCGAACGAGGCGCTGGCTGAGGCCACCCGATCCTGGCTGGAGTCGCACGCCTCGGCGCCGGCGGCACTGCGCCGCCTCATCACCGAGCATCTCGCCGGCGTGACCCGGGCCCTCGCCGCGCAGCGCACCGACGCGGAGGTCTGA
- a CDS encoding DsbA family protein, whose amino-acid sequence MTASTPAVEFWFDPICPWCWMTSRWASDVAEVRGFEIAWHPISLAILNEGQDVPEPYAEGQRQGLRLGRVAEAAGRAQGPAAVGKAYTAIGTRVHPGGRSDYDTIIDEVLAELGLPEDLRSAADDTGLDAQLRTNTDHAMAIAGPDVGVPIISVDGAAFFGPVVTPAPKGEDALRLWDGIVMAASVPGFYELKRGRTEGPQF is encoded by the coding sequence ATGACTGCATCGACTCCCGCCGTTGAGTTCTGGTTCGATCCGATCTGCCCCTGGTGCTGGATGACCAGCCGGTGGGCGAGTGACGTTGCAGAGGTGCGAGGCTTCGAGATCGCCTGGCATCCGATCAGCCTGGCGATCCTCAATGAGGGGCAGGACGTGCCGGAGCCCTACGCCGAGGGGCAGCGCCAGGGGTTGCGGCTCGGGCGCGTCGCCGAGGCGGCAGGTCGGGCGCAGGGCCCCGCCGCGGTCGGCAAGGCCTACACCGCGATCGGCACGCGGGTGCATCCCGGCGGTCGCTCCGACTACGACACGATCATCGACGAGGTGCTGGCCGAGCTCGGTCTTCCCGAGGACCTGCGGTCGGCGGCGGACGATACGGGCCTCGATGCGCAGCTCCGTACGAACACGGATCACGCGATGGCCATCGCCGGGCCCGACGTCGGCGTGCCGATCATCTCGGTCGACGGCGCCGCCTTCTTCGGCCCGGTCGTCACCCCCGCGCCGAAGGGGGAAGACGCGCTGCGTCTCTGGGACGGGATCGTGATGGCAGCGAGTGTTCCAGGGTTCTACGAGCTCAAGCGCGGACGGACCGAGGGCCCGCAGTTCTGA
- a CDS encoding ribose-5-phosphate isomerase, protein MRIHVATDHAGLEFSQQLQQHLRDQGHEVIDHGPDHYDALDDYPSFCINAAQGVARDERAGVPALGVVFGGSGNGEQMAANKVAGIRAALVWNDEIAELAREHNNANVISIGARQHPVEDAIRFIDRFIATPFTGDERHVRRIAQLGEYEQTGAIAGKQVDAP, encoded by the coding sequence ATGCGCATTCACGTCGCCACCGACCACGCCGGACTCGAATTCAGCCAGCAGCTGCAGCAGCACCTGCGCGACCAGGGGCACGAGGTCATCGACCACGGGCCCGACCACTACGACGCACTGGACGACTACCCGTCGTTCTGCATCAACGCGGCGCAGGGGGTCGCTCGGGATGAGCGTGCCGGGGTGCCGGCGCTGGGCGTCGTCTTCGGCGGGTCCGGCAACGGCGAGCAGATGGCCGCGAACAAGGTGGCCGGGATCCGCGCCGCGCTCGTGTGGAACGATGAGATCGCCGAGCTCGCGCGTGAGCACAACAACGCGAACGTGATCTCGATCGGTGCGCGCCAGCACCCGGTCGAGGATGCGATCCGCTTCATCGACCGCTTCATCGCGACCCCCTTCACCGGGGATGAGCGTCACGTACGCCGGATCGCCCAGCTCGGCGAGTACGAGCAGACCGGCGCCATCGCGGGCAAGCAGGTCGACGCTCCGTAG